One uncultured Carboxylicivirga sp. genomic window, TTCACACCCTATCCATCTATTGTTACCTTCTGAAATTAAAGTAGAAGCGGTTACTGACAGAAAGAGCAATCCTATTATTACTCTTGAATCTGCAGATAAGCAATTGCTTGGTCAAGTATGTGCGAAAATACGGTCATTGCGTAAGCCTGAACCTTATAAAGGTAAAGGTGTACGTTTCAAAGGCGAGGTTGTTCGTCGTAAGGCTGGTAAATCTGCAAAAGTTTAATGTAATTTAAATTAGGAGTTATGGCTGTTTCGAAAATAGAAAGAAGACGAAAAATAAAAGTGCGTGTTCGCAGCAAGATCAGCGGAACCGCAGAACGTCCCCGTATGACTGTATTCAGAAGTAACAAGCAGATTTCTGTACAATTAATTGATGATGTTGCTGGTAAAACATTGGCAGCTGCTTCATCTTTAGTTAAAGATATCGCTGAACAAAGCGGAAGTAAGTCAGATAAAGCTGCATTAGTAGGTAAAAGTATTGCCGAAGTTGCTTCTAAAGCTGGTATCACTTCTGTTGTATTCGACAGAAACGGGTACTTATATCATGGTAGAGTTAAACAATTAGCAGATGCAGCTCGCGAAGCTGGGCTTAAATTCTAACAAACTATGGCTGGAAATAACAAAAGAGTAAGAAACAATAACGATCTTGAATTAAAAGATCGTTTGGTTGCTATCAACAGGGTAACTAAAGTAACCAAGGGTGGTAGAACCTTCAGTTTTTCTGCCATTGTTGTGGTTGGAAATGAGAACGGTGTGATCGGATGGGGGCTTGGAAAAGCCGGTGAGGTTACAACTGCAATCGCTAAAGGTGTTGAAGCTGCTAAGAAGAATCTAGTGAAGGTGCCAGTTATCAAAGGTACTATTCCTCATGAGCAATATGCACGTTATGGTGGTGCTAGCGTATTTATGAAGCCTGCTTCACATGGTACCGGAGTAAAAGCCGGTGGTGCGATGCGTGCTGTATTGGAGAGTGTTGGTGTAACCGACGTATTGGCGAAATCAAAAGGTTCGTCAAACCCTCACAACCTTGTAAAAGCTACTATTAATGCATTAACTGAATTGCGTGATGCAAACGAAGTAGCTCAGGTAAGAGGCGTGTCGTTGGATAAAGT contains:
- the rpsE gene encoding 30S ribosomal protein S5, with protein sequence MAGNNKRVRNNNDLELKDRLVAINRVTKVTKGGRTFSFSAIVVVGNENGVIGWGLGKAGEVTTAIAKGVEAAKKNLVKVPVIKGTIPHEQYARYGGASVFMKPASHGTGVKAGGAMRAVLESVGVTDVLAKSKGSSNPHNLVKATINALTELRDANEVAQVRGVSLDKVFNG
- the rplR gene encoding 50S ribosomal protein L18; its protein translation is MAVSKIERRRKIKVRVRSKISGTAERPRMTVFRSNKQISVQLIDDVAGKTLAAASSLVKDIAEQSGSKSDKAALVGKSIAEVASKAGITSVVFDRNGYLYHGRVKQLADAAREAGLKF